The following proteins are co-located in the Paenibacillus sp. FSL H8-0079 genome:
- a CDS encoding AraC family transcriptional regulator produces the protein MSDNMEWIAQWKSTKALTNAWITKGELHHFFSHTLIFIIDGKAVWNINGHRVHVSFGELIALEENSVMEVIEGGNLDLAGWHVQFDTYLVLHERREAEKFEWRLPSGEAYQKVQLSGGGLASIIQHWSEVHSQDQSAERVGNQHLLYELLSNLYRKQPDDELKPEHGILRSIDYMQQHYDQVITRTQLAQIAGISPWHYSRKFSERYGKPPLDYLAHYRIYRAQEELLLTDATSQDIAKKSGFEDAHYFSRRFKQLTGVSPKIYRQTMTQRKIVSLSPICAEIMIHLGVIPHAVVVTPILLSPHHHEQFIAHGVQMLEVTQYEVEIELVRQVQPEMLIGNVLTEEVKRELRTIAPILTGLHQDVEPMLNQMAAWFYKEEEAHRLHQQMKHEVSVAKQQLQPIIQSASTVMLLRVEAFGYRYLGGHSHGVSQLLYEQLGLALPQVLQPGTAWFNPCSLDLLTQANPDYLFVEKRIMQHFSAEENMRKLWESPQWNELKAVKNNRVFYVDTHLWVDGHGITGHALILNQIIRNLTEPLHEIAQ, from the coding sequence ATGTCTGACAACATGGAATGGATCGCTCAGTGGAAGTCGACGAAGGCATTAACCAATGCATGGATAACAAAAGGCGAACTGCACCACTTTTTCAGTCACACCTTGATATTTATTATTGATGGAAAAGCGGTCTGGAATATAAATGGACACCGAGTTCATGTCTCCTTTGGAGAATTAATTGCGCTCGAAGAGAACTCCGTAATGGAGGTCATTGAAGGTGGTAATCTGGATTTGGCAGGCTGGCATGTTCAGTTCGATACATATTTGGTGCTGCATGAGCGACGGGAAGCTGAGAAGTTCGAATGGCGGTTACCGTCAGGAGAGGCGTATCAGAAAGTGCAACTGTCCGGTGGAGGTTTGGCAAGTATCATTCAGCATTGGAGTGAAGTGCATTCACAGGATCAGAGTGCAGAAAGGGTTGGCAATCAGCATTTGTTATATGAGTTGTTAAGTAATCTATATCGGAAACAGCCGGATGACGAGTTGAAGCCAGAACACGGTATACTTCGCTCCATTGACTACATGCAGCAGCATTATGATCAGGTCATAACACGTACACAGTTAGCTCAGATCGCCGGTATTAGTCCATGGCATTATTCCCGCAAATTTAGTGAACGATATGGTAAGCCACCTCTGGATTATCTGGCACACTACCGGATCTACCGTGCGCAGGAAGAACTGTTATTAACAGATGCAACCTCACAGGATATTGCCAAAAAATCTGGATTTGAAGATGCTCATTATTTTAGCCGACGCTTCAAACAACTGACTGGCGTATCACCTAAGATATATAGGCAGACGATGACGCAGCGAAAGATCGTATCACTTTCTCCAATCTGTGCAGAAATTATGATTCATCTGGGTGTCATCCCCCATGCCGTAGTGGTCACCCCAATCCTGCTGTCCCCACATCACCATGAACAATTTATAGCGCACGGAGTGCAGATGCTGGAGGTTACACAGTATGAGGTGGAGATAGAACTTGTTCGACAAGTTCAACCGGAGATGTTGATAGGAAACGTATTGACGGAAGAGGTCAAAAGGGAGTTGCGCACAATTGCACCGATTCTAACCGGACTTCATCAAGATGTAGAACCAATGCTCAATCAAATGGCAGCCTGGTTTTATAAAGAAGAAGAGGCTCATAGACTGCATCAGCAGATGAAACACGAAGTCAGTGTAGCGAAGCAACAGTTGCAACCGATCATTCAATCCGCATCCACAGTCATGCTGCTGAGGGTAGAAGCATTTGGTTATCGATATCTGGGGGGGCATTCACACGGGGTATCACAATTGTTATATGAACAGCTTGGATTAGCACTGCCGCAAGTACTGCAACCAGGTACAGCCTGGTTTAACCCGTGTTCGCTTGATCTGCTGACACAAGCCAATCCCGATTATCTTTTTGTGGAGAAGCGCATCATGCAGCACTTCAGTGCTGAAGAGAATATGAGGAAACTATGGGAGAGTCCACAATGGAACGAGTTGAAGGCTGTAAAAAATAATCGGGTATTTTACGTAGATACCCATCTGTGGGTAGACGGCCACGGAATTACGGGACATGCCCTGATTCTCAATCAGATCATTCGCAATCTTACGGAACCTCTTCATGAGATAGCACAATAA
- a CDS encoding PTS transporter subunit EIIC — protein sequence MHDTQIEDWLKLAGGKENIKLVEHNKGTTTLVLKDSTQLNMSVLASTDVVADIRVTGEQCHLAIRDESSRIYNALQGVGAAEGTALQEAGHAKKNRFSILHFVSDVFRPLMPAILGAAVIKILLAIITLMDTYGSADSSALMDSQTFTIFRIIGNSVIYLLPVLVAISTAYRLKSNIYVAASIGGLMFHPEMTMMMSGEQDVHLLGLPLVSQPAFYTTAIWVILTICAAAYLEKAVQRISPKFSKGMVAPFLTLLILVPLVLMILGPVGTWVDEYLPEALDSLLANAPVVTIMLLGAVFSLMLVMGLHYWVLAIIINEMVMDGGSMVIAAMMVAIIGQAGASLANGLRSKEPTSRRLAFWATGTALLGVVEPALYAVNMRKRSSFYSALLGGAAGGLYFGLLSVKAFAIVGNPSLVSLPLFIEEGSLNLLHTCIGVVIAFVVSGGLTYWMAGKGQKSGQAAPKASIE from the coding sequence ATGCATGACACACAGATTGAAGATTGGTTGAAACTCGCAGGTGGCAAGGAGAACATCAAGCTCGTAGAACACAATAAGGGTACAACGACGTTGGTACTGAAGGACAGTACCCAATTGAACATGTCGGTTCTTGCCTCCACAGATGTTGTGGCAGATATTCGGGTAACAGGTGAGCAGTGTCATCTGGCAATAAGAGATGAATCTTCCCGGATCTACAATGCGCTTCAGGGCGTGGGGGCAGCGGAAGGAACAGCATTGCAGGAAGCAGGACACGCGAAGAAGAACAGGTTCTCGATCTTACATTTTGTATCCGATGTGTTTCGGCCCTTGATGCCTGCGATTCTCGGAGCCGCCGTAATTAAGATTTTACTCGCTATAATTACGTTAATGGATACTTACGGTTCAGCCGATTCTTCTGCACTGATGGACAGTCAGACCTTTACGATATTCAGGATCATTGGAAATAGTGTGATTTATCTACTGCCTGTACTGGTAGCAATCAGCACAGCGTATCGGTTGAAAAGCAATATCTATGTTGCAGCATCTATTGGCGGATTGATGTTCCATCCGGAGATGACCATGATGATGTCAGGTGAACAAGACGTCCATTTACTGGGCTTGCCACTCGTGTCCCAGCCGGCTTTTTACACTACTGCCATCTGGGTCATTCTAACGATCTGTGCAGCGGCCTATCTGGAAAAAGCCGTTCAACGAATAAGTCCAAAATTCTCCAAAGGGATGGTTGCACCATTCCTGACGTTATTGATTCTTGTCCCACTGGTCTTAATGATCCTCGGTCCAGTCGGCACCTGGGTCGATGAATATCTGCCAGAGGCATTGGATTCACTGTTAGCTAACGCTCCAGTGGTGACGATAATGTTATTGGGAGCGGTCTTCTCGCTGATGTTAGTTATGGGATTACACTACTGGGTACTTGCCATCATAATTAATGAAATGGTTATGGATGGTGGTTCCATGGTGATTGCTGCTATGATGGTGGCGATTATTGGACAAGCAGGGGCCTCGCTCGCAAACGGTCTGCGCTCGAAAGAGCCAACATCCAGAAGACTGGCTTTCTGGGCTACTGGAACAGCACTCCTGGGAGTCGTAGAGCCTGCATTGTATGCGGTCAACATGAGAAAGAGATCCTCTTTCTACTCGGCACTGCTGGGTGGAGCAGCGGGTGGACTGTACTTCGGGTTGTTATCTGTCAAGGCTTTCGCTATCGTTGGCAATCCGAGCTTGGTCAGCCTCCCGCTCTTCATCGAAGAGGGGAGCCTGAATCTGTTACACACCTGTATTGGTGTGGTTATTGCTTTCGTTGTCTCTGGTGGACTGACGTATTGGATGGCAGGAAAAGGACAGAAATCGGGACAGGCAGCACCGAAAGCTAGCATCGAGTAA
- a CDS encoding NAD(P)/FAD-dependent oxidoreductase — METQLDIYDITIVGGGPAGMYASFYSGMRAMRTKIIEAKQELGGFMRTYPEKLIWDVGGIDPIRCEKLIESLERQARTFDPTIVFGQEIAELERREDGVFVLISKTGERHYTRTILLCAGRGMTQVQKLDVEGANRYELTNLHYTVTDLSRFAGKRVLISGGGDSAVDWANEMGKIASEVTVAHRRHEFTGHESPVAQMKAQANVMTPYSISRLYGTGDQIDRVELAHVETGEITQVEVDEVVVSHGYDRDFGNLVQWGLAREDYGVSVDQRMRTNIPGIFGAGDFITYGSKVRLIAGAFNDAVLAVNSAKTYLEPSASDMAGVSSHNARFYEKNKALSNT; from the coding sequence ATGGAGACACAATTGGATATCTACGATATTACCATCGTTGGTGGTGGGCCTGCTGGCATGTATGCCTCATTTTATAGTGGTATGAGAGCGATGCGCACCAAGATCATTGAAGCCAAACAGGAACTGGGTGGATTCATGCGGACATACCCGGAGAAGCTGATCTGGGATGTAGGTGGGATTGATCCGATTCGCTGTGAGAAACTGATTGAATCACTGGAGAGACAGGCGAGAACGTTCGATCCAACGATTGTGTTTGGGCAGGAAATTGCCGAGCTTGAACGACGTGAGGATGGTGTATTTGTACTGATTTCCAAAACAGGCGAGCGTCATTACACACGTACCATCCTGTTATGTGCGGGCAGAGGCATGACTCAGGTGCAAAAGTTGGATGTCGAGGGTGCCAATCGGTATGAGCTGACGAATCTGCACTATACCGTAACTGATCTATCCCGATTTGCCGGGAAGCGTGTTCTGATCTCGGGTGGTGGTGACTCCGCAGTCGACTGGGCGAATGAAATGGGCAAAATAGCAAGTGAAGTTACGGTAGCCCACAGGCGTCATGAATTTACCGGACATGAGTCGCCTGTTGCCCAGATGAAAGCTCAAGCGAACGTCATGACGCCATATAGTATCTCACGCTTATACGGTACAGGTGACCAAATAGATCGTGTCGAGTTGGCCCATGTAGAAACCGGTGAAATCACACAAGTTGAGGTGGATGAAGTCGTCGTAAGCCATGGGTATGATCGTGATTTTGGTAACCTCGTGCAATGGGGACTGGCGCGGGAAGATTACGGCGTATCCGTTGATCAGCGCATGCGTACCAACATTCCAGGCATATTCGGAGCAGGTGATTTCATCACTTATGGAAGCAAAGTCAGGCTGATCGCAGGTGCTTTTAACGATGCGGTGCTCGCAGTCAACAGTGCCAAGACATATCTGGAACCTTCTGCTTCCGATATGGCGGGTGTATCTTCTCACAATGCCCGGTTCTATGAGAAAAACAAAGCGCTCTCCAATACGTAG
- a CDS encoding ABC transporter substrate-binding protein produces MLFKKAWYRMALPVLLIMAVFISGCTQKETVESVTTETENAAPQTRTLSTMMGDVTVPLNPERVVVDWNIGHVLAVGVTPVGVPGSLLDYGMFLRDKLTDSADLGNHSEVSLEKMVELEPDLIITWDQEKFQTYSKIAPTVVFVPDQYDSMEAEVTAMGEILNRPTEAIAWNESFKQRIAAAQAKIKDVIPDGATFTVADFNFLKNPAIIGNSANRGGRAAYELLGLTPAPKVKSDLLDQDKENLEASAEVFGEYVGDYLLMMVTEGTKDHSLLPNVWDNLPAVQNNHIFKLDIHKYFTADPYTSILQAEEIADRLASGQTELN; encoded by the coding sequence TTCAAGAAAGCTTGGTATCGAATGGCCCTGCCGGTTTTGCTGATCATGGCTGTATTCATTAGTGGTTGTACCCAAAAAGAGACGGTGGAATCCGTCACGACAGAAACAGAAAACGCCGCACCACAGACAAGAACACTCTCAACGATGATGGGAGACGTCACCGTACCCCTTAACCCGGAGCGGGTTGTCGTTGACTGGAATATAGGACATGTTCTGGCTGTCGGCGTAACACCCGTTGGTGTGCCGGGTAGCCTGCTGGATTACGGAATGTTCCTGCGTGACAAACTTACAGATAGCGCAGATTTGGGTAACCACAGTGAGGTTTCGCTTGAGAAAATGGTAGAGCTGGAACCGGACCTGATTATCACATGGGACCAAGAGAAATTTCAGACCTATTCCAAAATCGCTCCGACTGTCGTATTCGTACCAGATCAGTATGATTCCATGGAAGCCGAAGTAACAGCCATGGGCGAGATTCTGAATCGTCCGACAGAGGCCATAGCGTGGAACGAATCATTTAAACAACGGATCGCAGCTGCTCAGGCCAAAATCAAAGATGTGATTCCGGACGGCGCCACCTTTACCGTTGCCGATTTTAACTTTTTGAAGAATCCCGCCATTATCGGCAACAGCGCCAATCGTGGCGGGAGAGCAGCCTATGAATTGCTAGGACTGACTCCAGCACCCAAGGTGAAGTCGGATCTTCTGGACCAAGATAAAGAAAACCTGGAAGCTAGCGCGGAGGTATTCGGAGAGTACGTGGGTGATTACCTGCTGATGATGGTTACAGAAGGCACGAAGGATCACTCCCTGTTGCCGAACGTCTGGGACAATCTGCCTGCGGTGCAGAACAACCATATCTTCAAACTGGATATCCATAAATATTTCACCGCTGATCCCTACACCTCCATTCTACAAGCCGAAGAGATCGCAGATCGACTCGCAAGTGGACAGACTGAGCTGAATTAG
- the hcp gene encoding hydroxylamine reductase, with the protein MFCYQCEQTPSGGCTVVGVCGKNETIASLQDTMIFALKGIAAYATHARQLGYSDPEVDRITHEALYMTLTNSNFNVQEHLEMTMKVGNAAIRIMDVLDRAHTDRFGVPQPITVSQNQIEGQCIVVTGHNLYALEELLRQTEGKGINIYTHSEMLPAHGYPALKKYAHLKGNIGKAWYDQRRLFEQFPGAILATTNCVMPIKGTYADRFFSYEVAGLEGVAKITEDDFSPLIERALSLPAANVQSEQVLTTGYHHETVIGLAPEIIQAVKDGHIRRFFVIAGCDAPGKGGNYYRELATSLPNDTVILTTSCGKFRFNDVDYGTVGDTGIPRYIDLGQCNNSGSTVKIAMALADAFGCTVNELPVSIVLSWFEQKAVAILLGLFSLGIQDIRIGPKPPEFISEGVLDVLVDMFGLKLITTAEEDMNAMLALS; encoded by the coding sequence ATGTTTTGTTATCAGTGCGAACAGACGCCGAGTGGCGGGTGTACCGTCGTTGGGGTATGCGGCAAAAATGAAACGATCGCAAGTTTGCAGGATACGATGATCTTTGCGTTAAAAGGCATCGCTGCTTATGCAACACACGCACGCCAGTTGGGATATTCTGATCCTGAGGTGGATCGGATTACACATGAGGCATTATATATGACATTAACGAACTCGAATTTTAATGTACAAGAACATCTGGAGATGACGATGAAGGTTGGTAATGCAGCAATCCGCATTATGGACGTGCTGGATCGTGCGCACACGGACCGCTTTGGTGTACCGCAACCGATTACGGTTAGTCAGAACCAGATCGAAGGACAATGTATCGTGGTGACAGGGCATAATCTGTATGCATTGGAGGAGTTGCTTCGTCAAACCGAAGGGAAAGGAATCAACATCTATACCCACTCGGAAATGTTGCCTGCGCACGGTTATCCGGCGCTGAAGAAATATGCCCATCTCAAGGGTAATATCGGTAAAGCCTGGTACGATCAGCGTAGACTGTTTGAACAATTCCCGGGTGCTATTCTCGCAACGACCAACTGTGTCATGCCGATCAAAGGCACATATGCTGACCGCTTTTTCTCATACGAAGTGGCGGGTCTGGAGGGCGTTGCCAAAATTACAGAGGATGACTTCTCACCTCTGATTGAACGTGCATTGTCACTACCAGCGGCTAATGTACAGTCCGAGCAAGTCTTAACGACAGGATACCATCACGAGACGGTGATCGGACTTGCGCCCGAGATTATTCAGGCGGTGAAAGACGGTCATATCCGTCGATTCTTCGTTATTGCAGGCTGTGATGCACCAGGCAAAGGTGGCAACTACTATCGTGAATTGGCTACATCGTTGCCGAATGACACCGTTATTCTGACGACATCCTGTGGTAAGTTCCGCTTCAACGATGTGGATTATGGTACGGTTGGAGACACCGGCATACCGCGTTATATCGACCTGGGTCAATGCAATAATTCCGGTTCCACGGTGAAGATTGCCATGGCTTTGGCGGATGCTTTTGGCTGTACTGTGAATGAATTACCTGTCAGCATCGTACTGTCATGGTTTGAGCAAAAAGCAGTTGCGATCCTGCTCGGCCTGTTCAGCCTCGGCATTCAGGACATTCGGATTGGACCGAAACCACCTGAGTTCATATCGGAAGGTGTCTTGGATGTGCTCGTGGATATGTTTGGTCTGAAGTTAATTACAACGGCAGAAGAAGATATGAACGCGATGTTGGCACTGTCATAA
- a CDS encoding ABC transporter substrate-binding protein, which yields MSRRFKGLGIMLLVISIMLAACSGGTTEENTTAGTSSTQTEGEASTTEEAANESATKVVQDQFGEVTIPTHPQNLLVFDSIYAEYLIEMGITPQIVLLTPEVEAEYRPDYLKEHGVQIIEVEQYQYNYEQLLALSPDMILTAGEGMEQGVYDELSKIAPTVAVDANSEMKRAMPKLGAIFDKTEESAKVLAEFDEKASQAKEKIAAALGDKTVLVLRVEHNRYRFMGPKGGSSSVFFYDILGLNSPEAIKDSTDWFSQFSLEFLPEMNPDYIFLEDRTLVGYDTKKSMEDLKASQVWANLEAVKNDHVFPLKTSQFVSGVGPIGSVKLMDYVVEKLVP from the coding sequence ATGTCACGAAGATTTAAAGGGTTGGGCATTATGCTGTTGGTGATCAGTATTATGCTGGCGGCATGTTCCGGTGGAACTACTGAAGAGAACACTACAGCTGGAACATCAAGTACCCAGACTGAAGGAGAAGCAAGTACAACGGAAGAAGCAGCGAATGAAAGTGCGACTAAGGTGGTGCAGGATCAGTTCGGAGAAGTAACGATTCCGACCCATCCTCAAAATCTGCTTGTGTTCGATTCGATCTATGCGGAGTATTTGATTGAGATGGGTATCACACCCCAAATCGTCTTGTTAACTCCGGAGGTTGAAGCGGAATACCGCCCTGATTATTTGAAAGAACACGGAGTTCAGATCATTGAAGTTGAGCAATATCAATATAACTATGAGCAGTTGCTTGCCTTGTCACCGGATATGATCCTTACCGCTGGAGAAGGTATGGAGCAGGGCGTATATGACGAGTTGTCCAAAATCGCTCCAACGGTGGCTGTGGATGCCAACAGTGAAATGAAGCGTGCTATGCCGAAGCTGGGTGCCATATTCGATAAGACCGAAGAATCTGCCAAAGTACTGGCCGAATTCGACGAGAAAGCTTCACAAGCGAAAGAGAAAATTGCGGCAGCCCTTGGAGACAAGACGGTATTGGTTCTCCGGGTAGAGCACAATCGTTACCGTTTCATGGGTCCCAAAGGAGGAAGCAGCAGTGTCTTCTTCTATGATATCCTGGGCCTGAATAGTCCTGAAGCGATCAAAGACTCTACAGATTGGTTTAGCCAGTTCTCCCTGGAATTCTTGCCTGAGATGAATCCGGATTATATTTTCCTGGAAGACAGAACCCTCGTAGGTTATGACACGAAGAAATCTATGGAAGATCTGAAAGCAAGCCAGGTGTGGGCGAATCTGGAGGCTGTGAAGAATGATCATGTCTTCCCGTTGAAGACAAGCCAATTCGTATCCGGTGTGGGTCCGATTGGTTCTGTAAAATTGATGGACTACGTTGTTGAAAAGTTGGTGCCTTAA
- a CDS encoding tocopherol cyclase family protein: MNKQDKRRNRYMLEKGPLASRGYDWWWHSFTGKNEQTGEEKSFFIEYFIINPALGGEHPVFGQLPGTTNKPSYVMIKAGHWGENAKQIHRFYGIDHMKMRSDQLDLVVGDCTLSETSMKGSVALSKEEGEKHPEYMSDSGQMSWDLKIDKQVAFHVGYGAASMFRAMNAFEMFWHAEGMKTEYEGTVILDGVTYTISPKTSYGYADKNWGGDFTSPWVWLSSCNLISKISGRRLENSVFDVGGGKPKVFGVPLDRKLLIDFYYEGQSYEFNFSKFWTFTRTKFDCHETDDEIVWNVSSQNSGYAIQIDISCPKNEMLLVNYEAPNGKKLHNRLWNGGTGRGEIKLYKKQQGRVILIDHLMTANVGCEYGEYDL, encoded by the coding sequence ATGAATAAACAGGACAAGCGCAGAAATCGATACATGTTGGAGAAAGGACCTCTGGCATCTAGAGGTTATGATTGGTGGTGGCACTCTTTTACAGGCAAGAATGAACAGACAGGGGAAGAAAAATCATTTTTTATTGAGTATTTTATTATTAACCCTGCGTTGGGTGGAGAACACCCCGTATTTGGACAGCTGCCGGGCACAACGAACAAGCCTTCGTATGTCATGATCAAGGCGGGGCATTGGGGCGAAAATGCGAAACAAATCCACCGATTCTATGGTATCGATCATATGAAGATGCGTTCGGACCAGCTTGATTTGGTTGTAGGAGATTGTACGTTATCCGAAACAAGCATGAAGGGCTCGGTAGCCCTATCGAAGGAAGAAGGTGAGAAGCACCCGGAGTATATGAGCGATAGTGGGCAGATGAGCTGGGATCTTAAGATCGACAAGCAGGTTGCATTCCATGTTGGATATGGTGCCGCGAGTATGTTTCGGGCGATGAATGCCTTTGAGATGTTCTGGCACGCGGAAGGAATGAAGACGGAATATGAGGGAACCGTCATACTGGATGGTGTGACCTATACTATTTCCCCTAAAACTTCATATGGATATGCGGATAAAAACTGGGGTGGGGATTTTACAAGCCCTTGGGTCTGGCTCAGTAGCTGTAATCTGATAAGCAAGATCAGTGGCAGACGGCTGGAAAACTCCGTTTTTGATGTAGGAGGAGGTAAACCCAAAGTGTTTGGCGTTCCATTGGATCGCAAGTTGTTGATTGATTTTTATTATGAGGGTCAGAGCTATGAATTCAATTTCTCCAAATTCTGGACGTTTACCCGCACAAAGTTCGACTGCCATGAAACCGATGATGAGATTGTCTGGAACGTGTCCTCGCAAAATAGCGGATACGCCATTCAGATTGATATTTCATGTCCGAAGAACGAGATGCTGCTGGTGAATTACGAAGCTCCGAACGGGAAGAAACTTCACAATCGGCTGTGGAATGGTGGAACCGGGCGGGGAGAGATCAAATTGTATAAAAAGCAGCAGGGCAGGGTGATACTTATCGATCATCTGATGACCGCGAATGTCGGCTGTGAATACGGCGAGTATGACTTATAA